A window of the Vibrio fluvialis genome harbors these coding sequences:
- a CDS encoding cache domain-containing protein translates to MPLKFKLILLTLLPLLLVTASISWISIHQAKSLGEREVEIFRANLIKARETALKDSVDLALDAIALVYNDPSLSDDDAKAKVKKVLTKLRYGSDGYFFAYDANGINLVHPTQPELIGQDLLKLQDSEGDYLIEALLFQAQSGGGFHQYLWQKPSSGEVVPKLSYVEWLDKWGWMVGTGLYIEDVSQEVATMQATINKNIDTTFFSVMVILAVTVAVIIVLTLAINLHEHRLADKNLKELAHKTVMFQEDEKKHLARELHDGINQLLVSSKCHLELLGHKLKDDTLAGHVDKAQQSLMTAINEVRRISHNLRPSALDDIGLQAAIVTLLEDFQSHSGIQTDSHFDTLPGTKLKSEVATTLYRVVQESLNNIEKHARAKRVSVMVQQMGTMLQLMIRDDGVGFSIKDARVKRGIGLRNMRERVEFLGGELELMSEPGFGTEITVLLNLDGLVYGKTN, encoded by the coding sequence ATGCCTCTTAAATTCAAATTGATACTGCTGACGCTGTTGCCACTGCTGTTGGTCACCGCGAGTATCAGCTGGATTTCCATTCATCAGGCCAAAAGTCTGGGTGAACGCGAAGTGGAAATCTTTAGGGCGAATTTAATCAAAGCCCGCGAAACCGCTCTCAAAGACAGCGTTGATCTGGCACTGGACGCCATCGCGCTGGTATACAACGATCCCAGTCTTTCGGACGATGATGCCAAAGCTAAAGTCAAAAAGGTTTTGACCAAGCTGCGTTATGGCTCGGATGGTTACTTCTTTGCCTACGATGCCAATGGCATCAATCTGGTTCATCCCACTCAGCCAGAACTCATCGGGCAGGATCTGCTCAAACTGCAAGACAGCGAAGGCGATTACCTTATTGAAGCGCTTTTGTTTCAGGCCCAGTCCGGCGGCGGGTTCCATCAATACTTGTGGCAAAAGCCGTCTTCCGGTGAAGTAGTGCCGAAACTCAGTTACGTTGAATGGTTGGACAAATGGGGCTGGATGGTCGGCACCGGACTGTACATTGAAGATGTCAGCCAGGAAGTGGCAACTATGCAGGCTACCATCAATAAAAACATTGATACGACATTTTTCTCGGTGATGGTGATTCTGGCCGTCACTGTCGCGGTGATCATTGTGCTCACGCTGGCCATCAACTTGCATGAGCATCGTCTGGCAGACAAAAACCTCAAAGAACTGGCTCATAAAACCGTGATGTTTCAGGAAGATGAGAAAAAGCATCTGGCGCGTGAACTGCATGATGGTATCAATCAATTGCTGGTGTCGAGCAAGTGCCATTTGGAGCTTCTTGGACATAAGCTTAAGGATGACACGTTGGCCGGGCACGTCGACAAAGCTCAGCAATCGCTGATGACGGCCATCAACGAGGTGCGGCGCATTTCTCACAATCTGCGGCCAAGTGCGTTGGATGATATTGGTCTGCAGGCTGCCATTGTTACGTTACTGGAAGATTTTCAGTCGCACTCGGGAATTCAAACCGACAGCCATTTCGATACCTTACCGGGCACGAAGCTCAAATCTGAAGTGGCGACGACGCTCTATAGAGTGGTGCAAGAATCGTTAAATAACATTGAAAAACATGCCCGTGCCAAGCGAGTCAGCGTGATGGTGCAGCAGATGGGCACTATGCTTCAGTTGATGATTCGCGATGATGGCGTCGGATTTTCAATCAAAGATGCGCGAGTGAAGCGAGGGATTGGGCTGCGCAATATGCGTGAGCGGGTAGAATTTTTAGGCGGTGAACTGGAGCTGATGAGTGAGCCAGGGTTTGGGACTGAAATCACCGTGCTGTTGAATCTGGATGGATTAGTGTATGGGAAAACCAATTAG
- a CDS encoding response regulator, with the protein MGKPIRVVIVDDHRVVLEGFMARLEMEPEIEVIATASNGLEALEVVKQHRPDVILMDVSMPIMNGIDATRLIKEEVPDAKVLMLTMHDNREYIMKVMQAGAVGYMLKEISAEKMVQAIKTVNLGSTYFCESVTQTLFTQDIIPSAQKPNPLSRREEAVLKMVAQGHSSKKIASLLNISYRTVETHRQNIKHKLDIHSTAELAQYAIQHGMLE; encoded by the coding sequence ATGGGAAAACCAATTAGAGTGGTGATCGTCGATGATCACCGGGTAGTACTTGAAGGGTTTATGGCTCGCCTGGAAATGGAGCCGGAAATCGAAGTGATTGCGACCGCAAGCAACGGATTGGAAGCACTTGAGGTGGTGAAGCAACATCGCCCGGATGTGATTCTGATGGATGTCAGTATGCCGATTATGAACGGCATCGATGCGACGCGTTTAATTAAAGAAGAAGTACCGGACGCCAAAGTCCTGATGCTGACCATGCATGACAACCGTGAGTACATCATGAAAGTGATGCAGGCCGGAGCGGTTGGTTACATGCTTAAAGAGATTTCCGCCGAGAAGATGGTGCAGGCCATCAAAACTGTCAATCTTGGCTCAACCTATTTTTGTGAATCCGTCACGCAGACGTTGTTCACGCAGGACATCATACCATCGGCTCAAAAGCCCAATCCGCTCAGCCGACGTGAAGAGGCGGTGCTTAAGATGGTGGCTCAAGGCCATAGCAGTAAGAAAATTGCGTCGTTACTCAACATCAGCTATCGCACGGTAGAGACGCATCGTCAGAACATCAAACATAAACTGGATATACATTCGACGGCGGAGCTGGCGCAATACGCTATCCAGCATGGCATGCTGGAATGA
- a CDS encoding MarR family winged helix-turn-helix transcriptional regulator, whose translation MEKHEEVLVAIRQIIRAIDLHSKKLSKSAGLTGPQLILMRSIQQLGEVTIRELSKHTNMSQATATTILDRLERNGYVQRIRSNTDKRKVHAHLTEEGLKLLAEAPQPLQEDFVERFCQLEDWEQSLLLSSVQRLSAMMNAENIDVAPMLEIGSITKPE comes from the coding sequence TTGGAAAAACATGAAGAAGTACTGGTCGCGATTCGCCAGATCATCCGAGCCATTGATCTACACTCAAAAAAATTGAGCAAGAGTGCCGGATTAACCGGACCTCAGTTGATTCTGATGCGATCAATTCAGCAATTGGGCGAAGTCACTATTCGTGAGCTCTCTAAACACACCAACATGAGCCAAGCGACGGCGACGACGATTCTCGATCGTCTCGAGCGCAACGGCTATGTACAACGTATTCGCAGCAACACCGACAAGCGCAAAGTGCACGCCCATCTTACTGAGGAAGGCCTCAAGCTGCTGGCGGAAGCACCACAGCCACTACAAGAAGATTTTGTTGAGCGTTTTTGCCAACTGGAAGATTGGGAACAGTCTCTGCTGCTTTCTTCTGTGCAGCGTCTGTCTGCAATGATGAACGCCGAGAACATCGACGTGGCGCCGATGCTGGAAATTGGCAGCATCACGAAGCCAGAATAA
- a CDS encoding BCCT family transporter produces the protein MTKGIDKYSIDSTDYTVGQDNVQKWGFDVHNPVFGISAGLILLFLLATLVVDADTAKSALDGIKWKIIGSFDWLFIWSGNIFVIFCLALVVSPYGKIRLGGQEAVADHSFISWLSMLFAAGMGIGLMFWSVAEPVAYFTGWYETPLGVEANSPEAAKLALGATMFHWGLHPWAIYGVVALSLAFFCYNKGLPLSIRSIFYPILGDRAWGWAGHVVDILAVLATLFGLATSLGLGAQQAASGIHHVFGIDAGIGLQIVVIIGVTLLATFSVIRGIDGGVKVISNINMVVAFLLLILVALIGYAVTFGSIPTTLMSYIENIIPLSNPHGRTDEAWFQGWTVFYWAWWISWSPFVGMFIARVSKGRTIREFITAVLLVPTAVTLIWMSVFGGLAVDQVVNHVGELGANGLTDVSLAMFQMFDVLPYGTILSVIAVVLVLVFFITSSDSGSLVIDSITAGGKLDAPVLQRIFWALMEGAIAIALLWIGGTEAVQALQAGAISTALPFTLVLLLMCVSLVMGMRTERFER, from the coding sequence ATGACGAAAGGTATTGATAAGTACAGTATCGACAGTACCGATTACACCGTCGGGCAGGACAATGTCCAGAAGTGGGGTTTTGACGTCCATAACCCGGTTTTTGGTATCAGTGCAGGTTTAATTCTGCTGTTTCTGTTAGCGACATTAGTTGTGGATGCCGATACGGCGAAAAGTGCACTCGATGGTATTAAGTGGAAAATCATTGGCTCGTTTGACTGGCTGTTTATCTGGTCCGGTAACATTTTCGTGATTTTCTGTCTGGCGCTGGTGGTTTCACCTTATGGCAAGATCCGTCTGGGAGGTCAGGAAGCCGTTGCCGATCACTCATTCATCTCATGGCTGTCAATGCTGTTTGCAGCGGGGATGGGTATTGGTCTGATGTTCTGGAGTGTGGCAGAGCCGGTGGCGTATTTTACCGGTTGGTATGAAACGCCGCTAGGCGTAGAAGCCAATTCTCCGGAAGCAGCTAAGCTGGCGCTGGGGGCAACCATGTTCCACTGGGGCCTTCACCCTTGGGCAATTTATGGTGTTGTGGCTTTGTCACTGGCGTTTTTCTGTTACAACAAGGGGCTTCCGCTGTCGATTCGATCGATTTTCTATCCGATTCTGGGCGATCGCGCCTGGGGCTGGGCGGGGCACGTTGTGGATATTCTGGCCGTATTGGCCACACTGTTCGGCTTGGCAACGTCACTGGGTTTAGGTGCCCAACAGGCGGCAAGTGGTATTCATCATGTGTTTGGTATTGATGCGGGTATTGGCCTTCAGATTGTCGTTATTATTGGTGTCACGCTGCTGGCGACTTTCTCGGTCATCCGCGGTATCGATGGTGGTGTGAAAGTAATTTCCAACATCAACATGGTGGTGGCATTCCTGTTGCTGATTCTGGTGGCGTTAATTGGCTATGCGGTTACGTTTGGTTCGATTCCGACCACACTGATGTCTTACATCGAAAATATTATTCCGCTGAGCAACCCACACGGCCGTACAGATGAAGCTTGGTTCCAAGGCTGGACAGTATTCTACTGGGCATGGTGGATTTCATGGTCGCCATTTGTCGGTATGTTCATTGCGCGTGTTTCTAAAGGTCGTACGATTCGTGAGTTCATCACCGCAGTGCTACTGGTTCCAACGGCTGTGACACTGATCTGGATGTCGGTATTTGGCGGTTTGGCGGTCGATCAGGTTGTGAACCATGTGGGCGAACTGGGTGCCAACGGGCTGACCGATGTATCGCTGGCGATGTTCCAGATGTTTGATGTACTGCCATACGGCACCATTCTCTCTGTGATTGCTGTGGTTCTGGTTCTGGTGTTCTTTATTACGTCGTCCGATTCAGGTTCTTTGGTTATCGACAGCATTACGGCGGGTGGTAAGTTGGATGCTCCTGTTCTGCAACGTATTTTCTGGGCGCTAATGGAAGGAGCGATTGCGATTGCGCTGCTGTGGATTGGCGGTACTGAAGCCGTTCAGGCATTACAGGCGGGCGCGATCTCAACTGCGCTGCCGTTCACACTGGTACTACTGCTGATGTGTGTCAGTCTGGTGATGGGCATGCGTACCGAACGCTTCGAGCGTTAA
- a CDS encoding methyl-accepting chemotaxis protein, protein MKLTLKQKLIGASLSAVVVMAGALTWLSADQLKEQTSRGVLDRAEAISATASKGISDWISIRKDISSAFNDYTAQSDVVPFLQQARKAGGFDDIFFGTPKGDMYRSHPERNRADYDPRTRPWYKDASAAGKQIITTAYKDAITNALLVTIAEPVRQNGQFAGVVGADVLIDQLINDVLSIDAGENAYAMLIDTQDGTFLAHPNKDLLLKPVNSLSKSLTMSTIEQSAAAHQLLTVSRNGNDEFFYFTKVPNTPWVFAVQMDKHTEFASHTQLLTSLLVIAVIITIIVVVIVSWLVSFLFRDLGRVSKALAEIASGEGDLTQRLEPRSDDEVGQLASNFNTFVGNMHTMVMKLSHVSKSLSSQSQMTAAHAEERSARIRMQQDEINMVATAINEMAAATQEIANNSENTAQNSSEAVSACVHGAKQVSQTQNSIHSLAQEVQVATGVIQELEVHGNQISTILSTIQDIAEQTNLLALNAAIEAARAGEQGRGFAVVADEVRVLSQRTHASTKEIQTMIETLQGTTSKAVGIMNDSRMLADTSVDDSNSAAASLTQIHNAVEIISDMATQIASAAEEQASVTSEITRNTEGIRDVSNDLAQEAHEAASQAAELSQLSFELEQEIRRFKL, encoded by the coding sequence ATGAAACTGACATTAAAACAAAAACTCATCGGCGCAAGTTTGTCTGCAGTGGTCGTAATGGCTGGTGCACTGACTTGGTTGTCTGCCGATCAACTGAAAGAGCAAACCTCGCGTGGTGTGCTTGACCGCGCTGAAGCAATCTCCGCAACCGCATCGAAAGGCATTTCCGACTGGATCAGTATCCGGAAAGACATCTCTTCGGCGTTCAATGATTACACCGCACAATCGGATGTGGTCCCATTCCTGCAGCAAGCGCGTAAAGCGGGCGGATTTGACGACATCTTCTTTGGTACTCCAAAAGGCGACATGTACCGCTCCCATCCAGAGCGCAACCGTGCTGACTACGATCCTCGTACTCGTCCTTGGTACAAAGATGCTTCTGCAGCAGGCAAGCAGATCATCACAACGGCTTACAAAGATGCCATCACCAATGCACTGCTGGTGACCATCGCAGAACCTGTTCGTCAAAACGGACAATTTGCGGGTGTCGTAGGTGCGGACGTATTGATTGATCAGTTGATCAACGATGTATTGAGTATCGATGCGGGTGAAAACGCCTATGCGATGCTGATTGATACACAGGATGGTACGTTCCTGGCGCATCCAAACAAAGATCTGCTGCTGAAACCGGTAAACAGCCTGTCTAAATCTCTGACTATGTCAACGATTGAGCAGTCTGCGGCTGCGCATCAGTTGCTGACGGTCAGTCGCAACGGCAACGATGAATTTTTCTATTTCACTAAAGTGCCAAACACGCCTTGGGTGTTTGCCGTGCAGATGGACAAACACACTGAGTTTGCATCACACACGCAACTACTGACCAGCCTGCTGGTTATCGCTGTGATCATCACAATCATCGTGGTTGTGATTGTTTCCTGGTTGGTGAGCTTCCTGTTCCGCGATCTGGGCCGCGTGTCAAAAGCGCTGGCAGAAATTGCCTCGGGTGAAGGTGACCTGACGCAGCGTCTGGAACCACGCAGTGACGACGAAGTCGGCCAACTGGCGAGTAACTTCAATACCTTCGTGGGCAACATGCACACCATGGTGATGAAGCTGAGCCACGTTTCTAAGTCGCTTTCTTCTCAGTCTCAGATGACGGCGGCGCACGCTGAAGAACGCAGTGCGCGTATTCGCATGCAGCAAGACGAGATCAACATGGTTGCAACGGCAATCAACGAGATGGCGGCGGCAACTCAAGAGATCGCCAACAACTCTGAAAATACGGCGCAGAACTCTTCTGAAGCGGTAAGCGCATGTGTGCATGGCGCGAAACAGGTTTCCCAAACGCAGAACTCTATTCACTCTCTGGCACAAGAAGTTCAGGTGGCAACGGGTGTTATTCAAGAGCTGGAAGTTCACGGTAATCAGATCAGCACCATCCTGTCGACCATTCAGGATATCGCGGAACAAACCAACCTGCTGGCACTGAACGCAGCGATTGAAGCGGCTCGTGCGGGTGAGCAAGGTCGTGGTTTTGCGGTGGTTGCTGATGAAGTTCGCGTACTGAGCCAGCGTACTCATGCGTCGACGAAAGAGATTCAGACCATGATCGAAACGCTGCAAGGCACAACGTCGAAAGCGGTGGGTATCATGAACGACAGCCGCATGTTGGCTGACACCAGTGTGGATGACTCAAACTCTGCGGCGGCAAGCCTGACTCAAATCCATAACGCGGTGGAAATCATCAGCGATATGGCGACTCAGATTGCATCAGCAGCAGAAGAGCAGGCGTCAGTGACGTCCGAGATCACGCGCAATACTGAAGGCATTCGCGATGTATCAAATGATCTGGCTCAGGAAGCCCATGAAGCGGCTTCTCAGGCGGCCGAACTTTCTCAGCTGTCGTTTGAACTGGAACAAGAAATCCGCCGCTTTAAGCTGTAA